GGAGCAGGGAGTAGGAGTTGTCGAACTTGAGCAGGTAGATGCCCTCGCCAGGGTAGTCGTGGCTGCCAGCCTGCACGTCCCGGTGGCTGTCTCGCCGGTACACGGGCATGACTTCCCCATAGCGACCTCGAAGGGAGCTCCTGGAGCCTCTCTCTACGTCTCCAACTGGGACAGGGTCTGCATAAGCAAAATGGCACAGTGTTGGGATATGACTTCAGAGACTGAGTAATCCGACctcaagagaaaagaatggaCCAGGTGACTTAGTGGCGTTTAGCCGGGGGAATGCTCTTACCCTCCTACGGGAATTTGGAGATGTCTGCTGACCTTTTGGCCATCAGAGAAACTAGTGGGTGATACTGCATTTAGTGCCCGAGTGTCCAGGAGCACTTAACATCAGGATAGTACCTGCCCAGCAAAGAAGCATCCCACCCCAAATGCCAATAATGTCTCCACTGAGAAACAATGATTTAGCCTTATACAGCCCACCTAGTTCCGGAAGTGTCTGGACATCTCcaagagggagaaaatatttcgAAGGGAAGATTCTGACATCTCTTCATTcaacaggagaaagaaacagcTAATGGAGGTAGGAAATACAAACACACTGAACAGAGTGACCCAGAACTTCTACTTGGCCTCCTAAAGAACAGCTAAGTAAGACACAAGGTTCCCCCCACTGCCTAAAAACCTGAAGATTTCCCTGCAGACTTGCCTTTCCACGAAGAAGCAAGGGATTGATTTTTAAGATTATATAGAAAAATCAAGATGCTTGGAACCTACTTAGAACCTACTCAtactattgtaaaaaaaaaaaaaaaaaagcctctgagTCATCCTGAGTAGGCATTGCAAATAACAACTGGAATAGAGCACAGAAACTATGTTTAAAACTACTCTGGGCCTATTTTGCAATATTTACAGATATTAAGTCACTACGTGGTACATTTCAAACTAATATGATGCTatacatcaattatatctcaataaagattaTTTAGGTTAAAAAAACCTGCTCTGGGCATGAAATGAAGGAAGTAAACAGTAGTCGGCCAACTGTGACAGGCTGGAGAGGAGTACAGTCAGCAATGTGCAATCACCCAGTTTGGTTCCAGACTAAGAACAATGGCAAAAATATCCCAAACTatgagagaaatataaaataatctcgGTTTATACATGATCTATATACTGCAGCACTGACCCACCCCTTTCCTGCCCATCCCATCCCTTTCCCCAAGGAGATGTTGGGGAAACAGCTGGATACtgattaaaagcaaaagaagCTTTCCACTAAGGCACCAATACCAACCCCACCAGAATGTTCTTTGAGGGTCAGACTTTGGCCTGTACCACTCAGTTTAGCTTACAGTGCTGAAAGCAGGATTCCTCGCCTGCATTCTAAGGAAGGGAAGGACTGGTATAATACGGGAAGTGGTCATTAGAAACTGGGTTGAGCCAGAAGAAGCAAATTGCAAATTATGCTAAAATTAAATTTACCTTcaatctcttcctcctcttcttcatcttCATCCTCATCCTCACTGGAATCACTGACCTGCACAGTTATGTCAGTGCTGGTTACAGGGGTCCAGTCAAAATAAACTCCAAAGCCAATGTCATAGTCATCAGTTGCAAACTCCCAGCAAACACGCTTCCCCTCTGGATGGGTAGGTACCCGGATGGTCACCACCTCACCCCGCTTCACCACCAGACGGCTGTTCTTCTCTTTGCCCAGCTTGCTTTTGAATTCCTTCATCTTGGTAAAGGTCCAGATGCACGGAGGAGCCATCAGAGGTGGGGACACTAAAAGGACAAGCAGCTTACTACTGAGAAACCAAGAGAAAATACAGCCAAATCTGGCATTTTGCTTAGGCAGGGTGTCATAGTCAAAGACATTCTTTCTACTTCCTGGCTTCTTTGACTGCCTTTCACAAGTCACCTTCTTAGTTTCCTTCCATCTGTCTGCCTGTCTTTATTTAAGCACCCACGGGGAACAAAGAAACTATCTTCCATACCCCCAAAGGTCTCACCTTTCCTGTGATCCCCCAGGAGATCTGCAGATTCCAAATCAGCTGAAAGGATATCTATAGCTCCTGTGTGCTCAGACTGGATCATAACGATGTCCCCGGACCTTTGTGGAACTTGGTACTTGGCCATCTGCACAATGGAAATCTGATTAGAGCACTTACTAGCATGGCAGATTCCAATTAGCCTCCTTCCCAAGGGGGCTGCCCACCCCTGCCCTATTGCCTCTACTTTCCatcagctcaaagcctgatgtGCTatgttccctcctcccttttgcAGCTCTCCCACTCCAGACCCTTTATAAAATCCTTGCCCGTGAATTTCCTCCAAGCTTGCTACTGACTTCTGCACCAATAGTGTTTCTGTGCCACACCGTGACCTGCACAGCACCTCCCTGTGGCCCCTCTCATGACAGCGCTTGCATCCGGGGTTTAGCCCGGCTCTGACTCTGCCACACAGCCTCCCGCTACAATCCCCACTCCCAGGCTACCTCCAGATCCCTGTCAATCAAGTCACCAAAGCACTGCAGAGAGAGCCTGTGGTTTATATTCTCTGTCCCTGGCTTATCCACGGCACATCCGGGATGTCCCATGCCACTGACTGTCACATCCACTAACAGTGTTCTGTAAACAATTGTCATTTCAcctgttttaatgtatttaaacaGTCCATTTGCTGCCAGATATCTAACCTCCACGGAAGAGTACAAGCATCCCTTGAAATTCGAAGCCCTCGCTAACCCATGGCAGGAGGCTGCAGTCTCTCTCTAGCGGGTTTCACATGAAACCACTCAGATCAGTGCTCCCGTTTCTTGTTTTTATGCCATAACTTCTTGATCCTTCTCCAAGCAGTCAGCAGGCAACTCAAGAAATGTACACCCACTGGCCACACGGGACAGCATACCAGTGAGATGGCTATCCAGTTAAGAAACCAGAATTATATTTGCAAGAAAGAAATTTTGAACTCATCCCAGACTATATTATCATAATATCTCTTTCTGAAGATATTACCTCTATTGCCAAATGAGGTGAATCAGACTTTGGCTAACCTGCTTACATGAGTCTTTCCTTTTCCACAAGGCTAAACAAAGGATTTAGTTTGCAACATATTAGCAGCACAGCATTAGTAAAGTCACCAACAGATCTTggcttcagttccctcatctgtaaaatgggaacataaTGGTACCTGTCTCATAGGTTTGTTCTCAGAAGCAAATGAAGTATTGTGGATAAAAATGCTTCGTAAAGCAAATGTAATGATAATGTTTGGCATTGTCTTTATTGACCATAATACCATTAGTCATTATAATATATGTGTTAGTAACAATACAAACAACTCCTTCCTCCATGGCAGGGAGATTACTGCTATCTACACCACTTCTATGGAACCTTGACCATAAATCCTGAGTAGATCTACCACAAAAAAACTGAAGCTAAAACACGATCCCATGGTTGAAGGCTCTTCACATCCAGAGGATGTCAGACGCCACATGAGCATCCATTCTAACACTTCATTTCTTGAGTAGCTGCTAGTTCAGTGATGGGCCCTGAGGGTGACACACATGACcattctccaaataaataaaactgagacGCCCCAATGCTTTCTAGGTCCAACCCATCCACACACATCTAGATTCTGGTGCCACACACCGCTCCTCCCGAAGAGACTGCGACATTGCCCTCCCTACCTTGTTGAGGACCTGGGCCTGGTCTGCAGGCAGCGATTCCTGCTCCACCAAGGCCTGCGCCTCCAAGGCACCAGCTGTCTTTCGCAGATCTTCGGTGGCATCCTCACTCGCTCGAGATACCGTCTGTGGCCTCTCAGAAGAAGACAGCATGTCAATTCAAGGACTCTTTCAAAGGGCACAGTAGTCTTGGagaaacttagaaataaaacaacCTTCAAGGGACATCTCCCAACCTCTGCTTTCCTCTGGCATTTGGGTCCACTGTCAGTTTAGCTGACCACTGCCCTGGGCTGACTTGGCCCACAATAAAGCGGTGACAGCGTGTGACGGCCCAGGACTGATGAAgccaggccccaggttctgagaaCCATGGCGAACACGCAGGTCAGTCATCTGAATTTTGTTCTCTGGGACCCACACCATCTGCTCCACACAGGATTTCAACAAAAGTCAGAATCCCAGTTCTGTTCTACACATAAAACTTGTTAGAAGCAAACAGAGGAGGCCTCGCCAGGGCCAGAAATCAATCACCAAAACACAGGGGGCGCAAACTGATTAGCAAGGCAATCCCTCTCCAGTCAGGCTGGGAGCAGTCTTTCAGCCTTTCCGCCTCACACCATCCTCCAGATCACACTGGCTAATAAAAGAAGgtcatcattttctttccctttttaagcACGTTAATCTATTATCCCGATGACTTAAGGCCTGACAATTTGAATACTtttaaagaagcagaggaataatTTCggctctcttccctttcccctggcttctggaaagaccacaaagtGAGCCAGGTGCCAGGGCAATGGCACAATACCCCAGGTCTCTTGGAAATCTGTTGTCAACAAAAGGTGGCATGGGATTCTTTAGAGCAGCAGTCATCAGAGTTCAGTGTGAGGACCGCTGGGGCTCTTCAGActttttttataataattctaAAACATGATTGCCTTTTTTGATTTCCATCTTCTCAAGAGAATACATCAGAGTTTTCCAGTATAGGACACGAGATGTTGCAACAGAATGTATGCGGAAGCAGATCTAAGAATCCAACTGTCTTTGTGAAGCCAGACATGAAAGAGAGTTACAACATCTCTCTTCTCActaaattatttctgttttggaaaatagttgtTTTCCATTAAAAGCATATTATTTATGTTTACGTGCAATgagttcattattttcatttttaaatcaataactattttttaatttctcagttttaatttctaatatagtaAACATTGACAGAGATAAACTACAGGAAAAATTCTTTGGGATTCTCAATAACTTTGAATTGTGTaaaggtttgagaaccactgctttcaAGCATCATTTCCCCACTGAGTCAATGAATGGAAAACAGTACCAGAGACAATATGGGGAAACAGGACTTATTTGGTGTTCattagtttctttctctcttcttttttaaattataaacaagaaaaagcaCTCCTAGTTTACAAATTACCTCTTTTCAGATAAAATAGAGCCATCTTTTGGAGTATACAAGTCACCCCAACCTACCTCAGGACAAACAAGAGGTAGTCACTATAAAAACCAAAGGTATGGGATACtgttgatttttatggttttgcttGGGTAATCCTGTGTAAAATGTAAATTAGTCTAGGCTGCAAGCCTATTTTTTCTCTTAAGCCCAGAAATTCCagtctgcttttgtttcttgacACTCTTTATCCCTATCTGTGTCTTCCATTAGTAAGTGAGCCTGATGGCAGGGATGGGCCCTGTTCCCGGCATGCATGGCATCTACTGCCAGGCCCCTCACATGGAACCCTCATCTCCTAAAATGACCTCATGTCGTCGTGCCCAGTCCGTTGCAGTCACAATGGCCTCTTGAATCTCTGACGGTCCTCAAACACCTCAAGCATTCGAGGGTTTTGCACCCGCTGTCACCTCAGCCTAGAATATCCTGCTGCCAGTTACCTGAGGGCTTCCTTCAGGCTTCTGCTCAGCTCTCACTTCTAGGGAGGCTCCCCAGATAGCCGCATGTTGAATGGTTCACCCTGCCCTAGCCCCATCAGTCCTTCTAGCCTTACCCTGTTCACCTGTCTTCACTGCACTCACTACTGCCTGACATATTATGTCTCGTATCTTGTTGACTGCAAGGTGTatatttgttttcagattttaacaCAAATGAAATGCAGGATGTCCTAAAAACTGGTGGTGTCTTACAACTGCCCGGGG
This window of the Prionailurus viverrinus isolate Anna chromosome B3, UM_Priviv_1.0, whole genome shotgun sequence genome carries:
- the TMED8 gene encoding protein TMED8, translating into MSERQAAGGPAGRAGESPGVEGSQAAASENEDLENTKVTSLVASASDPESHSSPYRPQTVSRASEDATEDLRKTAGALEAQALVEQESLPADQAQVLNKMAKYQVPQRSGDIVMIQSEHTGAIDILSADLESADLLGDHRKVSPPLMAPPCIWTFTKMKEFKSKLGKEKNSRLVVKRGEVVTIRVPTHPEGKRVCWEFATDDYDIGFGVYFDWTPVTSTDITVQVSDSSEDEDEDEEEEEEIEDPVPVGDVERGSRSSLRGRYGEVMPVYRRDSHRDVQAGSHDYPGEGIYLLKFDNSYSLLRNKTLYFHIYYTS